A single genomic interval of Eleutherodactylus coqui strain aEleCoq1 chromosome 3, aEleCoq1.hap1, whole genome shotgun sequence harbors:
- the CCT4 gene encoding T-complex protein 1 subunit delta produces MPDNSAPKVMAASAGGGNVGASKKRGAYQDRDKPAQIRFSNISAGKAVADAVRTSLGPKGMDKMIQDGKGDVTITNDGATILKQMQVLHPAAKMLVELSKAQDIEAGDGTTSVVVIAGALLDACSKLLQKGIHPTTISESFQLAVEKGVEILNNMGQPMELSDRETLLNSATTSLNSKVVSQYSSLLAPMSVDAVMKVIDPLTANSVDLRDIKIVKKLGGTIDDCEMVDGLVLTQKAANTGVTRVEKAKIGLIQFCLSAPKTDMDNQIVVSDYAQMDRVLREERTYILNLVKQIKKAGCNVLLIQKSILRDALSDLALHFLNKMKIMVVKDIEREDIEFICKTTGTKPVAHIDQFTADMLASAELAEEVSLNGSGKLLKITGCANPGKTVTIVVRGSNKLVIEEAERSIHDALCVIRCLVKKRALIAGGGAPEIELSLRLNEYARTLSGMESYCIRAFADALEVIPSTLAENAGLNPISTVTELRNRHAQGEKTAGINVRKGGISNILEELVVQPLLVSICSLTLATETVRSILKIDDVVNTR; encoded by the exons ATGCCGGATAACTCCGCTCCTAAAGTCATGGCGGCTTCAGCAGGAGGCGGCAATGTAGGTGCGAGCAAGAAGAGAGGCGCCTACCAGGACCGGGACAAACCAGCGCAGATCCGCTTCAGCAACATCTCCGCAGGGAAAG CTGTTGCGGATGCAGTCAGGACGAGCCTCGGACCTAAGGGCATGGACAAGATG ATCCAAGATGGTAAAGGAGACGTGACGATCACCAACGATGGAGCCACAATCCTCAAGCAGATGCAAGTCCTGCACCCCGCTGCCAAGATG TTGGTTGAATTGTCCAAGGCTCAGGATATCGAAGCTGGAGATGGCACCACCTCTGTGGTGGTCATCGCTGGGGCCCTCCTGGATGCTTGTTCTAAGCTGCTGCAGAAAG GCATACATCCCACCACGATTTCTGAGTCCTTCCAGCTGGCTGTGGAAAAAGGCGTTGAAATTCTAAACAATATGGGGCAACCCATGGAGCTAAGTGACCGAGAGACTTTGCTGAACAGCGCAACAACATCCTTAAACTCCAAG GTGGTCTCCCAATACTCCAGCTTGCTTGCGCCTATGAGTGTGGATGCTGTAATGAAGGTCATTGATCCATTGACGGCAAACAGTGTTGATCTTCGTGACATCAAAATCGTCAAGAAACTTGG TGGGACCATTGATGACTGCGAAATGGTTGATGGTCTGGTGCTCACGCAGAAAGCGGCGAACACTGGAGTAACCAGAGTGGAAAAGGCAAAGATCGGGCTGATTCAGTTCTGCTTATCTGCACCGAAAACAGAT ATGGATAATCAGATTGTGGTGTCAGATTATGCTCAGATGGACAGAGTTTTAAGAGAAGAAAGAACTTACATACTCAACCTTGTGAAACAGATTAAGAAGGCCGGATGCAACGTGCTGCTCATCCAAAAGTCCATTTTAAG GGACGCTCTCAGTGATCTCGCATTACACTTCCTGAATAAAATGAAAATCATGGTGGTTAAGGACATAGAGCGTGAAGACATCGAGTTCATCTGTAAG actaCTGGAACCAAACCGGTGGCACACATTGACCAGTTTACGGCAGATATGTTGGCTTCAGCTGAGCTTGCTGAAGAAGTTAGTCTTAATGGTTCTGGGAAACTTTTAAAG ATAACTGGGTGCGCCAATCCTGGCAAAACGGTTACTATAGTTGTCCGTGGATCTAATAAGCTGGTGATTGAAGAGGCCGAGCGATCCATTCATGATGCACTTTGTGTAATTCGCTGTTTGGTTAAGAAAAG GGCCCTGATTGCTGGAGGGGGCGCCCCGGAGATCGAATTATCCCTACGTTTGAACGAATATGCACGAACACTCAGTGGCATGGAGTCCTACTGTATCAGGGCCTTTGCAGATGCCTTGGAAGTCATCCCATCCACACTGGCAGAGAATGCAGGACTTAACCCAATATCCACCGTCACAgagctgagaaatagacatgcacAGGGTGAGAAGACAGCAGGCATTAATGTGCGCAAG GGAGGAATTTCTAACATTTTGGAGGAGCTGGTAGTTCAGCCCCTCTTGGTGTCTATCTGCTCCCTGACTCTGGCTACAGAAACCGTTCGCAGTATCCTGAAGATCGATGATGTG GTAAACACCCGATAA